The Sphingomonas telluris genome includes a window with the following:
- a CDS encoding AMP-dependent synthetase/ligase: protein MARQLEHFPNLVTMFLQRAREKGEAPFLWAKRSGQWQSISWREATRQVVAFAESLRRIGLQPGDRVMLVSENRPEWLIADLGIMAAGCVTVPAYITNTIRDHTHILGNSGARAVIVSNQKLAKNLIPAVLFSSECHHVIDIEDIRTGQAMDAAQFHRWIDMVAGEPDIAAVENRVRSVGRNDLACIIYTSGTGGAPRGVRQHHGSILANVEGAADVISTDFGWDDEIFLSFLPASHAYEHTGGQHFPIGLGAQIYYAESLEKLAANIEEVRPTIMVVVPRLFEMLRARILKTIESSGSLSNYLLRRALSIGSKRYEGRSNPLDLPMDGILSLTLRKKVRARFGGRMKAMVSGGAPLNPEVGLFFQSLGLTFLQGYGQTEAGPVISCNRPAAGIRMDSVGPPVKGCEVRIADDGEIMVRGELVMHGYWHNPEETARVLQDGWLATGDVGHLDENGRIIITDRKKDLIVNDKGDNVSPQRVEGMLTLQPEIAQAMVYGDRRPYLVALLVPEAEYANKPDLQQILSKAVDRVNADLSVIERVRRFITADEPFTTDNEQLTPSLKIRRHVIRKIYGDRLDALYGR from the coding sequence ATGGCTCGGCAGCTCGAACATTTTCCGAACCTTGTGACGATGTTCCTGCAGCGCGCCCGCGAGAAGGGCGAGGCACCGTTCCTCTGGGCCAAACGCAGTGGCCAATGGCAAAGCATCAGCTGGCGCGAAGCCACGCGGCAGGTCGTCGCCTTCGCGGAGAGCCTCCGCCGGATCGGACTGCAGCCGGGCGACCGCGTCATGCTGGTCAGCGAGAACCGCCCCGAATGGCTGATCGCAGACCTGGGCATCATGGCGGCCGGCTGCGTGACCGTTCCGGCCTACATCACGAACACCATTCGCGACCACACGCACATCCTCGGCAATTCGGGCGCACGGGCGGTGATCGTCTCGAACCAGAAGTTGGCCAAGAACCTGATCCCGGCCGTCCTTTTCAGTTCGGAATGCCATCACGTCATCGACATCGAGGACATCCGCACCGGTCAGGCGATGGACGCTGCTCAATTCCACCGCTGGATCGATATGGTCGCCGGCGAGCCCGACATCGCCGCCGTCGAAAACCGCGTGCGCTCGGTCGGCCGCAACGATCTCGCCTGCATCATCTACACCAGCGGCACTGGCGGCGCCCCGCGCGGGGTCCGGCAGCATCACGGCTCTATCCTCGCCAATGTCGAGGGCGCGGCCGACGTCATTTCGACCGATTTCGGCTGGGACGATGAAATCTTCCTGTCCTTCCTGCCGGCCAGTCACGCCTACGAGCATACCGGCGGGCAGCACTTCCCGATCGGGCTCGGTGCGCAGATCTACTATGCCGAGAGCCTCGAGAAGCTGGCAGCCAACATCGAGGAAGTCCGGCCGACCATCATGGTCGTCGTCCCCCGTCTGTTCGAGATGCTGCGGGCTCGCATCCTCAAGACGATCGAGAGCAGCGGGAGCCTCTCGAACTATTTGCTCAGGCGCGCGCTTTCGATCGGTTCGAAGAGGTATGAGGGCCGTAGCAACCCGCTCGACCTGCCGATGGATGGCATCCTGTCCCTCACGCTGCGCAAGAAAGTGCGCGCTCGGTTTGGGGGACGGATGAAGGCGATGGTTTCGGGAGGCGCTCCGCTCAACCCGGAAGTTGGGCTGTTCTTCCAGTCGCTCGGCCTGACCTTCCTGCAGGGCTACGGCCAGACCGAGGCCGGTCCGGTGATCAGCTGCAACCGTCCCGCCGCGGGCATCCGCATGGACAGTGTCGGACCGCCGGTGAAGGGCTGCGAGGTCCGTATCGCGGATGACGGCGAGATCATGGTGCGCGGCGAGCTGGTCATGCACGGTTACTGGCACAACCCTGAAGAGACGGCGCGCGTCCTTCAGGACGGGTGGCTCGCGACCGGGGACGTCGGCCATCTCGACGAGAACGGCCGGATCATCATCACCGACCGCAAGAAGGACCTGATCGTCAACGACAAGGGCGACAACGTCTCGCCGCAACGCGTCGAAGGCATGCTGACGCTTCAGCCGGAGATCGCGCAGGCGATGGTTTACGGCGACCGCCGCCCCTACCTCGTCGCGCTGCTCGTCCCGGAAGCGGAATATGCGAACAAGCCGGACCTGCAGCAGATTCTGTCAAAAGCGGTCGATCGCGTGAACGCGGACCTGTCGGTGATCGAGCGCGTCCGGCGTTTCATCACCGCCGACGAACCGTTCACCACCGACAATGAGCAGCTGACGCCGTCGCTCAAGATCCGGCGGCACGTGATCCGCAAAATCTACGGCGACCGGCTCGACGCCCTGTACGGGCGCTGA
- a CDS encoding DUF6491 family protein produces MRAAPILLIAATMLAGCAEQPPATRSAQAEAKYQQLLAGRAAGSPVSCLPHYQSDDMVTIDNSTVAFKSGATVYVNHLIGECQGLTSGFYTLVTRSTGSGLCHGDIADVRDVRTGMIIGACAMGDFVPYKRS; encoded by the coding sequence ATGCGCGCAGCACCAATCTTGCTCATCGCTGCCACTATGCTCGCCGGTTGCGCGGAGCAGCCCCCGGCAACCCGCAGCGCCCAGGCCGAAGCCAAGTACCAGCAATTGCTTGCGGGACGCGCCGCCGGGTCGCCGGTAAGCTGCCTGCCGCATTATCAGTCCGACGACATGGTCACGATCGACAACAGCACGGTCGCCTTCAAGAGCGGAGCGACGGTCTACGTGAACCATCTGATCGGCGAATGTCAGGGTCTGACCAGCGGCTTCTACACGCTGGTGACGCGCAGCACGGGCTCCGGCCTTTGCCATGGCGACATCGCCGACGTTCGCGACGTCCGGACGGGCATGATCATCGGCGCCTGCGCGATGGGCGACTTCGTCCCTTACAAGCGGAGCTGA
- the gloB gene encoding hydroxyacylglutathione hydrolase produces MLEVLAVPVLTDNYVWLTHDPESGETAAVDPSVAAPVLDAAAANGLRLTQVLNTHWHPDHTGGNEAIRAATGSPIIAPAEAERVSKVDRIVAEGDRVSVCGAEAVVWDIPAHTAGHVAYYFEKERMIFVGDTMFAMGCGRLFEGTAEQMYANMLRIASLPDDVRIYCGHEYTLANARFALHAEPVNEAVRERLRHVEALRNAGEITLPTTVAEERATNPFVRASDAQDFARLRAEKDSFR; encoded by the coding sequence ATGCTGGAAGTCCTCGCCGTCCCGGTCCTAACGGACAATTACGTCTGGCTGACCCACGATCCTGAAAGCGGGGAGACGGCTGCGGTTGATCCGTCGGTCGCGGCTCCGGTCCTGGACGCGGCGGCGGCGAATGGCTTGCGGCTGACGCAAGTGCTGAACACGCACTGGCACCCTGACCACACGGGCGGGAACGAAGCCATTCGGGCAGCGACCGGCAGTCCGATCATCGCTCCGGCCGAGGCCGAGCGCGTCAGCAAGGTCGACCGCATCGTCGCCGAGGGCGATCGCGTCAGCGTCTGCGGAGCCGAAGCGGTGGTCTGGGACATCCCGGCGCACACTGCCGGCCACGTCGCCTATTATTTCGAGAAGGAGCGGATGATCTTCGTCGGCGACACCATGTTTGCCATGGGTTGCGGGCGACTGTTCGAGGGGACGGCCGAGCAGATGTACGCCAACATGCTCCGGATCGCCTCGCTGCCCGACGACGTGCGCATCTATTGCGGGCACGAATATACGCTGGCGAACGCGCGGTTCGCGCTCCACGCCGAGCCGGTAAACGAAGCCGTCCGAGAGCGCCTCCGGCATGTAGAAGCTCTTCGCAATGCGGGAGAAATCACGCTCCCCACCACGGTTGCAGAGGAACGGGCGACCAACCCCTTCGTTCGCGCTTCCGATGCTCAGGATTTCGCTCGCCTCCGCGCGGAGAAAGACAGCTTCCGTTAA
- a CDS encoding NAD(P)H-dependent flavin oxidoreductase translates to MDLDAEHGRMVGWRDRRFLDLVGIEHPIVQAPMAGAGGVELAAASIRGGALGSLPCAMLSPEQVVVQVAQVRAASPGPINLNFFCHRMPDAVDDGPWRTLLAPYYAEFGVEPSSGGVLRKPFDEAMCAAVEETRPEVVSFHFGLPDERLFGRVKVAGTTVVGNATTVEEARWLESGGADAVIAQGFEAGGHTGRFLGSDPGEALGLFALLPQVVDAVRVPVIAAGGIGDGRGIAAAMMLGASAVQLGTAFMHTPEAAVSEAHHARLKNGRTFFTNLMTGGLARGLHGRLTDELRAVRAEAPPFPLASAALAPIRAAAEERGEFGFGPMWAGQAAPLGRALPAEELVRLLAQEALETVQRSAA, encoded by the coding sequence ATGGACCTCGATGCCGAACACGGGCGAATGGTAGGCTGGCGCGACAGGCGCTTCCTCGATCTCGTCGGGATCGAGCATCCGATCGTCCAAGCGCCGATGGCCGGAGCGGGAGGAGTGGAACTCGCAGCGGCCTCGATCCGAGGTGGAGCACTCGGCTCGCTCCCCTGCGCGATGCTATCGCCCGAACAGGTCGTGGTGCAGGTCGCGCAAGTTCGTGCGGCGTCGCCCGGCCCCATCAATCTGAACTTCTTCTGCCATCGCATGCCCGACGCAGTGGACGACGGTCCGTGGCGCACCCTTCTTGCGCCTTACTATGCTGAGTTCGGCGTGGAGCCGTCGAGCGGCGGCGTGCTGCGCAAGCCGTTCGACGAGGCGATGTGTGCGGCGGTTGAGGAGACTCGGCCGGAGGTCGTCAGCTTCCACTTTGGACTGCCGGACGAACGCCTGTTCGGTCGAGTAAAAGTCGCCGGAACGACCGTCGTAGGCAATGCCACGACGGTCGAGGAGGCCCGCTGGCTCGAATCGGGGGGCGCGGACGCCGTCATCGCGCAGGGATTCGAAGCCGGGGGTCATACCGGCAGGTTCCTGGGCAGTGATCCAGGCGAAGCGCTGGGACTGTTCGCACTCCTGCCGCAGGTCGTGGATGCCGTTCGCGTCCCCGTGATCGCAGCGGGCGGGATCGGGGATGGAAGGGGCATCGCCGCCGCGATGATGCTCGGGGCCAGCGCGGTTCAGCTCGGCACCGCCTTCATGCACACACCTGAAGCGGCAGTCTCCGAGGCGCATCACGCGCGGCTGAAGAACGGCCGCACCTTCTTCACGAACCTGATGACCGGCGGGTTGGCGCGCGGCCTGCACGGCAGGCTGACGGATGAGCTGAGGGCCGTGCGAGCCGAGGCTCCGCCGTTCCCGCTGGCCAGCGCGGCCCTCGCGCCGATCCGCGCCGCTGCGGAGGAGCGCGGAGAGTTCGGCTTCGGACCGATGTGGGCCGGCCAAGCCGCGCCGCTTGGCCGCGCATTGCCGGCCGAAGAGCTTGTGCGACTGCTCGCGCAGGAAGCGCTAGAGACAGTGCAAAGGAGTGCGGCCTGA
- a CDS encoding VOC family protein codes for MKFLHTMIRVSDPDATVAFFQLLGLEERRRMENEAGRFTLIFLGVPGDEGGEVELTYNWDEKGYGGGRNFGHLAYRVDNIYETCQRLMDAGVTINRPPRDGHMAFVRSPDNISVELLQEGGRLAPAEPWTSMPNTGEW; via the coding sequence ATGAAATTCCTGCACACCATGATCCGCGTGTCGGATCCCGACGCCACTGTTGCATTTTTCCAACTGCTCGGCCTCGAGGAGCGCCGCCGGATGGAGAATGAAGCCGGGCGCTTCACCCTCATCTTCCTCGGAGTGCCCGGAGACGAGGGCGGCGAGGTCGAGCTCACCTACAACTGGGACGAGAAGGGCTACGGCGGCGGCCGCAACTTCGGCCACCTCGCCTACCGCGTCGACAATATCTACGAGACTTGCCAGCGGCTGATGGACGCGGGCGTGACGATCAATCGTCCCCCGCGCGACGGCCACATGGCCTTCGTCCGCAGCCCCGACAACATCTCCGTCGAGCTGCTGCAGGAGGGCGGCAGGCTGGCGCCGGCCGAGCCATGGACCTCGATGCCGAACACGGGCGAATGGTAG
- a CDS encoding SIMPL domain-containing protein codes for MIQKLQDSRAVLLGAVAIFAVGLTTSGYVLGDGLRRAKMAERSVTVRGVSERDVTADLATWTVSFSDEGTTLAPVQASVDQKSGAVRAFFQKAGFKPDEISDTAINASSSFDRDRKEERVTVSRSIQLRSRDVMKVRNAYARQSELIRDGVPINGSNVNYVFTGLNKLKPEMIAEANKNARTSAEEFARDSGAEVGRIKTASQGYFSVGARDGEACDECGSSGGTSPFQKVRVVTTIDYDLG; via the coding sequence ATGATCCAGAAGCTGCAGGACAGCCGCGCCGTTCTTTTGGGCGCGGTAGCGATCTTTGCCGTGGGTTTGACGACAAGTGGCTATGTGCTGGGCGACGGCTTGCGTCGGGCGAAGATGGCGGAGCGATCCGTCACCGTCCGGGGCGTTTCCGAACGCGACGTGACGGCCGACCTCGCAACCTGGACCGTGTCCTTCTCCGACGAAGGAACGACGCTAGCGCCGGTGCAGGCGTCCGTGGATCAGAAGAGCGGCGCCGTGCGAGCCTTCTTCCAGAAGGCCGGCTTCAAGCCAGACGAGATCAGCGACACGGCGATCAACGCCAGCTCCAGCTTCGACCGAGACCGCAAAGAGGAGCGCGTGACGGTCAGCCGTTCGATCCAGCTGCGGAGCCGCGACGTGATGAAGGTCCGCAACGCCTATGCGCGCCAGTCCGAGCTGATCCGCGACGGCGTTCCGATCAACGGATCGAACGTCAATTACGTCTTCACCGGCCTCAACAAGCTGAAGCCGGAGATGATCGCCGAGGCGAACAAGAACGCGCGCACGAGCGCTGAGGAGTTCGCCCGCGACAGCGGAGCCGAGGTCGGTCGCATCAAGACAGCGAGCCAGGGCTATTTCTCGGTCGGGGCTCGCGATGGCGAGGCGTGCGACGAGTGCGGATCGAGCGGCGGAACCTCGCCGTTTCAGAAGGTGCGCGTCGTGACGACGATCGATTACGATCTGGGCTAG
- a CDS encoding alpha/beta fold hydrolase, giving the protein MAPHVIEVNLLFLDPADGPRLAYRKREGEGPTILFLPGYASDMEGSKAVALDAFAARRGLAMLRFDYSGTGSSEGRFQDGALERWIDEALLMLDGQTIGPVVLVGSSMGGWIALHLALRRPERVKALVGIAAAPDFTEWGFPDRLRERLAAGETLRRELPDGGAQITTATFWSSGQAMRLLGSEIAIDCPVRLIHGDGDEDVPVDIAFRLKDRLRSADVQVTVVKGGGHRLSAPHEIETIERTVAALVEQSS; this is encoded by the coding sequence ATGGCTCCGCACGTGATTGAAGTGAATCTGTTGTTTCTCGACCCCGCTGACGGCCCGCGCCTCGCCTACCGCAAGCGTGAAGGGGAGGGGCCGACGATCCTGTTCCTGCCGGGCTATGCGTCCGACATGGAGGGCAGCAAGGCGGTCGCGCTTGATGCCTTCGCGGCAAGACGCGGGCTGGCGATGCTCCGCTTCGACTATTCGGGTACGGGCTCGTCCGAGGGACGCTTCCAAGACGGTGCGCTCGAACGGTGGATCGATGAGGCCCTCCTGATGCTCGACGGGCAGACAATTGGCCCGGTCGTCTTGGTGGGCTCGTCGATGGGCGGTTGGATCGCGCTTCATCTGGCCCTGCGGCGGCCTGAGCGGGTGAAAGCTCTGGTCGGCATCGCCGCCGCTCCGGACTTTACAGAGTGGGGCTTTCCGGACCGTCTGCGCGAGCGGCTCGCTGCTGGGGAAACCCTCCGGCGCGAGCTTCCTGATGGCGGCGCACAAATCACCACGGCGACCTTCTGGTCGTCGGGCCAGGCCATGCGCCTTCTCGGCTCGGAGATCGCCATCGACTGTCCGGTGCGGCTGATTCACGGCGACGGCGACGAGGACGTTCCGGTCGATATCGCCTTCCGCCTCAAGGACCGCCTGCGTTCAGCGGACGTGCAGGTCACCGTGGTCAAGGGCGGCGGCCATCGCCTTTCGGCGCCTCACGAGATCGAGACGATCGAGCGCACCGTCGCCGCCCTAGTGGAGCAATCCTCATGA